The proteins below are encoded in one region of Enhydrobacter sp.:
- a CDS encoding serine hydrolase domain-containing protein, with the protein MSALRVLGLAALVVGIALPAVGQGIPTAQSPEEVGFSSVRLKRLSDRIEADVKEGKIPGAVVLIARNGRIVMFDAFGYRDREAKAPMQTDSIFRIASMSKPITSVAAMTLVEEGKMSLADPVAKYIPAFGETKVSVTRTNADGTVEMGLEPQKRPMTILDLMRHTSGLTYGALGGNPVKRSYYDMKVMDGDQTNAEMAAKLARLALLYQPGTHWEYSMSTDVLGRVIEVVSGLPLDKLIEERIAKPLKLGDTGFEVSPDKKGRGAHPQKEGPRNELPPIPDVTYRATWKSGGAGMVSTASDYARFLQMFANGGELDGVRVISRKTIDLMTADNLPPDIKMGDDMWRLGPLEPSRQMGQGFGLGFAVRVDQGRNPLPGSPYDYHWGGVWGTYFWHDPRERLYVVFMMQSPAAGEQYHAVLRQLVYQALVN; encoded by the coding sequence ATGTCGGCGCTTCGCGTTCTTGGTTTGGCAGCACTGGTCGTGGGGATTGCCCTGCCCGCCGTCGGTCAGGGTATTCCCACGGCGCAGTCTCCGGAGGAGGTCGGCTTCTCGTCGGTTCGGCTCAAGCGCCTGTCGGACCGCATCGAGGCGGACGTGAAGGAGGGAAAGATCCCGGGGGCCGTCGTCCTGATCGCGCGCAACGGGCGGATCGTGATGTTCGACGCCTTCGGCTATCGCGACCGCGAGGCCAAGGCGCCGATGCAGACCGACTCGATCTTCCGCATCGCCTCGATGAGCAAGCCGATCACCTCGGTGGCCGCCATGACGCTGGTCGAGGAGGGAAAGATGTCGCTGGCCGACCCGGTCGCGAAATACATTCCCGCCTTCGGCGAGACCAAGGTCTCGGTGACCCGGACAAATGCCGATGGAACGGTCGAGATGGGGCTCGAGCCGCAGAAGCGGCCGATGACCATACTCGATCTGATGCGGCACACGTCGGGTCTCACCTACGGCGCCCTCGGCGGCAACCCGGTGAAGCGGTCCTACTACGACATGAAGGTGATGGATGGCGACCAGACCAATGCCGAGATGGCGGCCAAGCTCGCCAGGCTTGCCTTGCTCTATCAACCGGGCACGCACTGGGAATATTCGATGTCCACCGACGTCCTGGGCCGCGTGATCGAGGTCGTTTCCGGCCTGCCGCTCGACAAGTTAATCGAGGAGCGGATCGCCAAGCCGTTGAAGCTCGGCGACACCGGCTTCGAGGTCTCGCCGGACAAGAAGGGCCGCGGCGCGCATCCGCAGAAGGAAGGGCCGCGGAACGAGCTGCCGCCGATTCCCGACGTGACGTACCGCGCAACTTGGAAATCCGGCGGCGCCGGCATGGTCTCGACCGCATCGGACTATGCGCGCTTTCTGCAGATGTTCGCCAACGGCGGCGAGCTCGACGGGGTGCGGGTCATCTCGCGCAAGACGATCGATCTCATGACCGCGGACAATCTTCCTCCCGACATCAAGATGGGGGACGACATGTGGCGGCTGGGGCCGCTCGAGCCCAGCCGGCAGATGGGGCAGGGGTTCGGCCTGGGATTTGCCGTTCGCGTCGACCAGGGACGGAACCCGCTGCCGGGCTCGCCGTATGACTACCATTGGGGCGGCGTCTGGGGGACTTACTTCTGGCACGACCCCCGCGAGCGCCTGTACGTTGTCTTCATGATGCAGTCGCCGGCGGCGGGCGAGCAGTACCATGCCGTGCTGCGCCAGCTCGTCTATCAGGCGTTGGTGAACTGA
- a CDS encoding HupE/UreJ family protein, which produces MKRLLIALWFVFASTSGAAAHVTSTGLAVVEVDDGRLSYRLTLVPTEQDEAVGRMLLAAADGDVAAAARMAQAARDHARFSVAGAACVPGRITVQGTRGNDKVMLEMTLSCPRMAGTLTIRDDWPDVLGSHFQTVMSVRMPGQPSVELALGEGRHEATVELSGAATTGWLGFIGMGAEHILSGPDHLLFLLALLALTRGFWPIARIVTGFTIAHSITLSLATLGIVDVPSRIVEPLIAATIIWVALENLLAPARTAQRWLIAVLFGLVHGLGFASALTELGLPRAAMVRALIGFNVGVELGQLAFVAVVMPVVVWLAKPGRIARLPQALSVAVAAAGAFWLVQRVLFA; this is translated from the coding sequence ATGAAGCGGCTCCTGATTGCTCTGTGGTTCGTCTTCGCGAGTACCTCTGGTGCGGCGGCGCACGTCACCAGCACCGGTCTCGCGGTCGTGGAGGTCGATGACGGGCGGCTGTCCTATCGTCTTACCCTGGTGCCGACGGAGCAGGACGAGGCGGTGGGGCGGATGCTGCTCGCCGCCGCCGATGGCGATGTTGCCGCGGCGGCGCGCATGGCCCAGGCCGCGCGCGACCATGCACGGTTTTCCGTCGCCGGCGCGGCCTGCGTGCCGGGCCGCATCACGGTCCAGGGCACACGCGGCAACGACAAGGTGATGCTCGAGATGACGCTTTCCTGTCCGCGGATGGCCGGGACGCTCACGATCCGCGACGACTGGCCGGACGTCCTGGGGAGTCACTTCCAGACCGTGATGAGCGTGCGCATGCCCGGCCAGCCTTCGGTGGAACTCGCCCTGGGCGAGGGCCGACACGAGGCGACCGTCGAGCTTTCCGGCGCGGCGACGACGGGATGGCTGGGCTTCATCGGCATGGGCGCCGAGCACATCCTGAGCGGTCCCGACCATCTCCTGTTCCTGCTGGCGTTGCTGGCCCTGACGCGCGGCTTCTGGCCGATCGCCAGGATCGTCACCGGTTTCACCATCGCGCACAGCATCACCCTGAGCCTGGCGACGCTCGGCATCGTCGATGTGCCGTCGCGCATCGTGGAGCCGCTGATCGCGGCAACGATCATCTGGGTGGCGCTGGAGAATCTGCTGGCGCCGGCCCGGACGGCGCAGCGCTGGCTGATCGCGGTCCTGTTCGGCCTGGTGCACGGCCTAGGCTTCGCCAGCGCCCTGACCGAACTCGGCCTGCCGCGCGCCGCCATGGTCCGTGCGCTGATAGGCTTCAATGTCGGTGTCGAGCTGGGTCAGCTCGCGTTCGTTGCCGTCGTCATGCCGGTCGTGGTTTGGCTGGCGAAACCGGGCCGCATCGCGCGGCTGCCGCAGGCGCTCTCGGTGGCCGTCGCCGCGGCCGGCGCCTTCTGGCTGGTGCAGCGAGTCCTTTTCGCCTGA
- a CDS encoding Gldg family protein, translating to MSSEQSEWLDALWFVGCIAALMVMFAAALRLRAYGAGWRRWALRMGVIALALAATLAANVAVYRHDAHLDFTREAAFTPSREAADIVRSLREPVQVVYFYQKGNAAGRAAVTMLELLARLNSNLSFEAVDIDRNPGRAGAFGVQLYNTAVIAAETHRLQVVTTDDREIALGILRALRRRQPVVCFATGHGEYDIDNFEFHTHFEGSHTHSHNSEGMGLVQMQQHGLGRLRRAIEKLGLEPRKAELRPGKSLPQDCAVLVDANPRTPHIPAEADVLRRYFEQGGSYMLLVEPDFAVEPRLADLIADAGARIGEGVIVDPAEHYFTDEQMIAITHYANHPVTRAQALSFYPGARPVEPAPRDGVRAVALFASSARSYIALDRMRYREEAATEPKRAYPLAVAAEGRLSADARPYRMVVVGDADFASNSFFPYLANADIVLAGISWLLHEERLPTLKPPVEVLPLVTLTNAEVRWIFILTAILLPGAVACAGLGVWLWRRR from the coding sequence ATGAGCAGCGAGCAGTCCGAATGGCTGGACGCGCTCTGGTTCGTGGGCTGCATCGCGGCGCTCATGGTCATGTTCGCCGCCGCGCTGCGGCTGCGGGCCTATGGAGCGGGCTGGCGGCGGTGGGCCTTGCGGATGGGCGTGATCGCGCTTGCGCTGGCGGCCACCCTGGCGGCGAACGTCGCCGTCTATCGCCACGACGCCCATCTCGACTTCACCCGGGAGGCGGCGTTCACGCCCTCGCGCGAAGCGGCGGACATCGTGCGCTCGCTGCGCGAGCCGGTGCAGGTGGTCTACTTCTATCAGAAGGGAAACGCGGCCGGCCGCGCCGCCGTCACCATGCTGGAACTGCTGGCGCGTCTCAACTCCAACCTGTCCTTCGAGGCGGTCGATATCGACCGCAATCCGGGCCGTGCCGGCGCTTTCGGCGTCCAGCTCTACAACACGGCGGTCATTGCCGCCGAGACGCATCGCCTCCAGGTCGTGACGACCGATGACCGCGAGATCGCGCTCGGCATCCTGCGGGCGCTGCGCCGCCGCCAGCCGGTCGTCTGCTTTGCCACCGGCCACGGCGAATACGACATCGACAATTTCGAGTTCCACACGCATTTCGAGGGCAGCCATACGCACAGCCACAACAGCGAGGGCATGGGCCTCGTCCAGATGCAGCAGCACGGGCTCGGCCGGCTGCGCCGCGCGATCGAGAAGCTTGGGCTGGAGCCGCGCAAGGCCGAGTTGCGGCCGGGCAAATCCCTGCCGCAGGATTGCGCCGTCCTGGTCGATGCCAACCCGCGCACGCCGCACATTCCCGCCGAGGCGGACGTGCTGCGGCGCTATTTCGAGCAGGGCGGCAGCTACATGCTGCTGGTCGAGCCCGATTTCGCCGTCGAGCCGCGCCTCGCGGACCTGATCGCCGACGCGGGCGCACGGATCGGCGAGGGCGTGATCGTCGATCCGGCCGAGCATTACTTCACCGACGAGCAGATGATCGCCATCACGCATTACGCCAACCATCCGGTGACCCGCGCCCAGGCGCTTTCGTTCTATCCCGGGGCGCGGCCGGTCGAACCGGCGCCGCGCGACGGCGTCAGGGCCGTGGCGCTCTTCGCCAGCAGCGCCAGGAGCTACATCGCGCTCGATCGCATGCGCTATCGCGAGGAGGCCGCGACCGAGCCCAAGCGCGCCTATCCGCTCGCCGTGGCCGCCGAGGGCCGCCTGTCGGCCGACGCCAGACCTTATCGGATGGTCGTCGTGGGCGACGCGGATTTCGCCAGCAACTCGTTCTTCCCTTACCTCGCCAATGCCGACATCGTGCTGGCCGGCATCTCGTGGCTGCTGCACGAGGAGCGGCTGCCGACGCTCAAGCCACCGGTCGAGGTGCTGCCGCTGGTCACGCTGACCAACGCCGAGGTGCGCTGGATCTTCATCCTTACGGCGATCCTGCTGCCGGGCGCGGTCGCCTGCGCCGGGCTGGGGGTGTGGCTATGGCGCCGTCGCTGA
- a CDS encoding ABC transporter permease subunit — protein sequence MKTLAVLLRKELLATFGSPIAYTVAAVFLLVLGYTFSLTLFATKVANLIYIFHQMYVLTILLVPALTMRAFAEERRHDTLELLLTAPVGEVWIVLAKFLAVFALVVGMYLAAVVYAVVLDAHGSPDWGPIASGYLAVVCHAALIVAIGLLMSSLTENQVVAAALTMGTALMLWFADSVSYLLPPPLDVLAINLSLIGHFRPMVTGSVFVSDICYFVTLALLALFLSTRRLVER from the coding sequence ATGAAGACGCTCGCCGTCCTGTTGCGCAAGGAGCTGCTGGCGACCTTCGGCTCGCCGATCGCCTATACCGTGGCGGCGGTCTTTCTGCTGGTCCTGGGCTACACCTTCAGCCTGACGCTGTTTGCGACCAAGGTCGCCAACCTGATCTACATCTTCCACCAGATGTACGTGCTGACCATCCTCCTCGTGCCCGCCTTGACCATGCGGGCCTTCGCGGAGGAGCGGCGGCACGACACGCTCGAGCTCCTGCTGACGGCGCCGGTCGGCGAGGTGTGGATCGTGCTGGCGAAGTTCCTGGCGGTGTTCGCCCTGGTGGTGGGTATGTATCTCGCCGCCGTCGTCTACGCCGTCGTCCTCGATGCTCACGGCTCGCCGGACTGGGGACCGATCGCCAGCGGTTATCTCGCGGTCGTCTGCCATGCCGCGTTGATCGTGGCGATCGGGCTCCTGATGTCGAGCCTCACCGAGAACCAGGTGGTCGCGGCGGCCTTGACCATGGGCACGGCCCTGATGTTGTGGTTCGCCGATTCGGTATCCTATCTGCTGCCGCCGCCGCTCGATGTGCTGGCGATCAACCTGTCGCTGATCGGGCACTTCCGGCCGATGGTCACGGGATCGGTGTTCGTCTCGGACATCTGCTACTTCGTGACGCTGGCGCTTCTGGCGCTGTTCCTCAGCACCCGCCGCCTGGTCGAGCGATGA
- a CDS encoding ABC transporter ATP-binding protein, which yields MAVVARGVSKRYGATLALDSLDLEIRSGEIFGLLGPNGSGKTTFIRLLSGYLLPTGGGLEICGCDAVGQSREARRLIGYVPEAAPVYGYMRVREFLAFMAQLRGMSGRAVAEAVDRVIAALALDAVADRPARTLSRGYRQRTAIAQALVHDPPLLILDEPANGLDPRQIIEVRALIRGLAGRHTVLMSSHVLGEVARTADRVGVLLDGRLRGVRAMADTPDLEAWFLSLA from the coding sequence GTGGCCGTGGTCGCGCGCGGCGTGAGCAAGCGTTACGGCGCGACGCTGGCGCTGGACTCGCTCGACCTCGAGATCCGATCCGGCGAGATCTTCGGCCTGCTGGGTCCCAACGGCTCGGGCAAGACCACCTTCATCCGCCTGCTGAGCGGCTATCTGCTGCCGACCGGCGGGGGGCTCGAGATTTGCGGCTGCGACGCCGTCGGGCAATCCAGGGAGGCGCGGCGGCTGATCGGCTATGTGCCGGAGGCGGCGCCCGTCTACGGCTATATGCGCGTGCGCGAGTTCCTGGCCTTCATGGCGCAGCTGCGCGGCATGAGCGGTCGGGCCGTCGCCGAGGCGGTCGACCGCGTGATCGCGGCCCTCGCGCTGGATGCCGTCGCCGACCGGCCGGCGCGCACGCTGTCCCGCGGCTATCGCCAGCGCACCGCGATCGCGCAGGCGCTCGTGCACGATCCGCCGCTGCTGATCCTGGACGAGCCGGCGAACGGGCTCGATCCGCGTCAGATCATCGAAGTCCGCGCGCTGATCCGCGGGCTCGCCGGCCGCCACACGGTGCTGATGAGCTCGCATGTGCTGGGCGAGGTCGCGCGAACGGCCGATCGCGTCGGCGTGCTGCTCGACGGACGTCTGCGCGGCGTGCGCGCGATGGCCGACACCCCGGACCTCGAAGCCTGGTTCCTGTCGCTGGCATGA
- a CDS encoding N-acyl homoserine lactonase family protein has translation MDTRFLRRLSGLACFLGLIGASIVPASAQEGPKLYVFTSGSLGGFPKAALQMGGQGTIDWVPVSFYVIKHPKGVVMFDTGNNDKTITDPDGWWGPLAKGFGLKMTKDDAIPVQLAKIGLKPDDVKYVAVGHLHLDHGGNVGQFKNATLIAQDDEFKAAWWPDVGYSVYYIPGDFAETKNMKTIRLNGDFDLFDDGTVRLMRAPGHTPGSQFMVVKLPKTGTMILTSDCVYSTENLDKNLIPPIPGTWSPTDSYKSYERIRHFRDADNAKLLIGHDAEIFKAAKKAPEFYD, from the coding sequence ATGGATACTCGATTCCTGCGTCGCCTGAGTGGTCTCGCGTGCTTCCTCGGCCTGATCGGGGCATCGATCGTCCCCGCATCGGCGCAGGAAGGTCCCAAGCTCTACGTTTTCACCTCGGGCTCGCTGGGCGGGTTCCCGAAGGCTGCCCTCCAGATGGGAGGCCAGGGCACGATCGACTGGGTGCCGGTCAGCTTCTACGTCATCAAGCATCCCAAGGGTGTCGTGATGTTCGACACCGGCAACAATGACAAGACCATCACCGATCCCGACGGATGGTGGGGGCCGCTGGCCAAGGGTTTCGGCCTGAAGATGACCAAGGACGACGCCATTCCCGTCCAGCTCGCCAAGATCGGGCTCAAGCCCGACGACGTGAAGTACGTTGCCGTCGGCCATCTCCATCTCGATCACGGCGGCAATGTCGGCCAGTTCAAGAACGCGACGCTCATTGCGCAGGACGATGAGTTCAAGGCCGCGTGGTGGCCCGACGTCGGTTACTCCGTCTACTACATCCCGGGTGATTTCGCCGAGACCAAGAACATGAAGACGATCCGCCTGAACGGCGACTTCGATCTGTTCGACGACGGCACGGTGAGGCTCATGCGCGCGCCGGGCCATACGCCGGGCAGCCAGTTCATGGTCGTGAAGCTGCCCAAGACCGGCACGATGATTCTGACCAGCGACTGCGTCTACTCGACGGAGAACCTGGACAAGAATCTGATTCCGCCCATTCCCGGCACGTGGAGCCCGACGGACTCGTACAAGAGCTACGAGCGCATCCGTCATTTCCGCGACGCCGACAACGCGAAGCTGCTGATCGGTCACGACGCCGAGATCTTCAAGGCCGCCAAGAAGGCACCGGAGTTCTACGACTGA
- a CDS encoding SRPBCC family protein codes for MATLHKQIALEAPATTVWAALRDFEAVHRRVAPGFLTDLRIEDGDRIVTFFNGLVARERLVTVDDEHCRLVYAVVDGRPSHYNAAVQIFPEGDGRSRLVWTIDLLPDELAPAIGGMMDHATGFMKKTLEAG; via the coding sequence ATGGCCACCCTTCACAAGCAGATCGCCCTCGAGGCGCCGGCAACGACCGTTTGGGCGGCGTTGCGGGACTTCGAGGCCGTGCACCGGCGGGTGGCGCCAGGATTCCTGACCGATCTGAGGATCGAGGACGGCGACCGCATCGTCACCTTCTTCAATGGCCTGGTGGCGCGCGAGCGGCTGGTGACGGTCGACGACGAACACTGCCGGCTGGTCTACGCCGTCGTCGACGGACGGCCCAGCCATTACAACGCCGCCGTCCAGATCTTTCCCGAAGGCGACGGCCGCAGCCGTCTCGTCTGGACTATCGACCTGCTGCCGGACGAGCTCGCGCCGGCGATCGGCGGCATGATGGACCATGCCACGGGCTTCATGAAAAAGACGCTCGAAGCGGGTTGA
- a CDS encoding GDSL-type esterase/lipase family protein, whose translation MRICFVGDSMVNGTGDPAYLGWVGRVLRAERKRRAELTGYNLGVRRDRSDQIRARWRAEVEARLPAECEGRVVFSFGANDAVQDVSPSTTLGHAEAVLAEAKARWPVLMVGVVPMDAEPVRGRCQTLDRALASLCARLDVPFVSVFDGLVASSDWFDEIRAGDGAHPASLGYGRMAEIVLESPAWQRWIRSAA comes from the coding sequence ATGCGCATCTGCTTCGTCGGCGACAGCATGGTCAACGGCACGGGTGATCCGGCCTATCTCGGCTGGGTGGGCCGCGTGCTGCGGGCGGAGCGCAAGCGGCGCGCCGAGCTGACCGGGTACAATCTCGGGGTCCGCCGTGACCGGTCGGATCAGATCCGTGCCCGCTGGCGGGCGGAAGTCGAGGCGCGACTGCCGGCCGAGTGCGAGGGGCGCGTGGTCTTTTCCTTCGGCGCCAACGACGCAGTGCAGGATGTGTCGCCATCGACGACGCTGGGACATGCCGAAGCCGTCCTCGCGGAGGCGAAGGCGCGTTGGCCGGTGCTCATGGTCGGCGTCGTGCCCATGGACGCCGAGCCGGTGCGCGGGCGCTGCCAGACGTTGGATCGTGCCCTGGCGTCTCTCTGCGCGCGGCTCGACGTGCCGTTCGTCTCCGTTTTCGATGGACTTGTCGCGTCGTCCGACTGGTTCGACGAGATCCGCGCCGGTGACGGCGCGCATCCGGCTTCTCTCGGCTACGGCCGCATGGCGGAGATCGTCCTCGAAAGCCCGGCTTGGCAGCGCTGGATCAGGTCTGCGGCATGA
- a CDS encoding N-acyl homoserine lactonase family protein has translation MTAKLYAMTCGRLVGRLKDMIEGEDGQVALPIPSYLVEHAKGRVLFDTGMHPQCRTDPAARLGERVARIFGFEHYGAEDDIAARLQSIDRDPGKVDYIVNSHLHFDHVGGNELVPNATMVVQKREWQAANDPELAAKVGFYKADFDHGHPVKQVDGEHDLFGDGSVVCIPTYGHTPGHQSLKVRTEKGEVVLTGDACYFCRTLRERRLPRFVFDREAMLVSLDRLEALEKGGAKLFFGHDPDFWKDVPQAPVPAF, from the coding sequence ATGACAGCAAAGCTCTATGCGATGACCTGCGGTCGTCTCGTCGGACGGCTGAAGGACATGATCGAGGGCGAGGACGGCCAGGTGGCGCTGCCCATTCCATCCTATCTCGTCGAACATGCCAAGGGGCGCGTCCTGTTCGACACGGGCATGCATCCTCAATGCCGCACCGATCCCGCCGCGCGCCTTGGCGAGCGGGTGGCGCGGATTTTCGGCTTCGAGCACTACGGGGCGGAGGACGACATCGCCGCGCGCCTGCAATCGATCGACCGGGATCCCGGCAAGGTCGACTATATCGTGAACTCCCATCTTCATTTCGACCATGTCGGCGGCAACGAGCTGGTTCCCAACGCGACGATGGTGGTGCAGAAGCGCGAATGGCAGGCCGCCAACGATCCCGAGCTGGCCGCGAAGGTCGGTTTCTACAAGGCCGATTTCGATCACGGCCATCCGGTGAAGCAGGTCGACGGCGAGCACGACCTGTTCGGCGACGGCAGCGTGGTCTGTATCCCCACCTACGGCCACACGCCCGGCCATCAGTCGTTGAAGGTGCGCACCGAGAAGGGCGAGGTCGTGCTCACCGGCGACGCCTGCTATTTCTGCCGCACCCTGCGCGAGCGGCGTCTGCCGCGCTTCGTCTTCGACCGCGAGGCGATGCTGGTATCGCTCGATCGGCTCGAGGCGCTGGAAAAGGGCGGCGCCAAGCTCTTCTTCGGCCACGATCCCGATTTCTGGAAGGACGTGCCGCAGGCGCCCGTTCCTGCGTTCTGA